ACGTGGAAGCGAAACGCCTGCAGCCGGCGACCGTCGTTGGTGAACTCCGCCGCGAGCACGTCGCCGTAGCGCGAGAACGACGGCTCGCCGTCGCCGCCGAAGAGCTCCTCGCGGTGGACCTCCTCGTACAGCATCGCGAACTCGTCGCCCCGGCGGAGGTCGTTGTTGAAATCGATCTCGCCGCCGAGCACCTCGGCCAGGGCCACGGCCAGCAGCACGCCCTGGTCCTGGGCGCCCAGCGCGGCTACCAGCGAGTTGTTCTCGGCGTCGATGCCGGCTTCCACCACCTGCTCCACACGCACCTGGCGATACGGCACCAGGGCGGCCTCGAAGCCGTCGCCCGTCGCGTCGGCCCGCAGGAAATGGTCGTCGTCGATGTGGTACAGGAACCGCCGGAAATCCCCGTCGTCGATCCCGAGCACGAGGCGGTAGGCGTTGTCGACCCGCAGCCTCCGCGGATCGAACACCTCCCGGATCGCCTCGACCAGCGGGTGCGCCCTGTCGCCCAGATCGTGCCGGTCGAACAGGGTCGCCAGCGTCGCTCCGTTCGGTACGCGGCCGTCGACGTTGCGCGTCAGCGGCGGCAGCAGGATGTCTTCGCCGCCGTCGGGTACCGATGCCGTGACGCGCGTCTGGGCCTCGGCGGCCGGCGCCGACTCGACGTTGCAGCCCGCGGCCGCAATGACCGATAGACAGAAAACGGCGAGGAAGGGGGACCGAACGAACATGAAGGAAAGCGCAGTATAGCACACTGCGGATCGGGCCGCCCGGTGCTTGCCGGCGCGGCCGCCGGCGTCGTGTTCACCCCCGAAGGGCCGCGAGACGGGCCGCCACGTGCCCGGCGTGCCCCGCCGCCCGCACCTTCTTCCAGTGGTGGGCGACGTTTCCGGCCGGGTCGATCAACGTGGTGGAGCGGATGACGCCGACGGACTTGCGGCCGTAGAGCACCTTCTCGCCCCAGGCGCCGTAGGCCTCCATGGCGGCGTGCGCCGGGTCGGACAGCAGTTGCACCTGCAGGTCGTACTTGGCGATGAACTTCCGGTGCGACGCCGCATCGTCGGGGCTGCAGCCGAGGATGACCGCTTCGAGCTTCTCGAAGTCCGCGATCCCGGCCGTGAACTCGCAGGCCTCCTTGGTGCATCCGGGCGTGTCGTCCTTCGGGTAGAAGTAGAGCACCACCCACCGTCCCCGGAGGCCGGCCAGGCTGACCTCCTCGCCGTCCTGGTTCTGCAGGGTGAATGCAGGCGCCGGCTGTCCGACTTCGATCATGGTTGAGAGTCCTCCTGTCGTTCAGGCGATCGTGATCGGCGGCGCGTCGTCGTTCCGCTCGGCGACGACGCCGATCACCGCCGCGCGAGTGTAGCCCAACGCATGCAGCCGGTCGATGCACGCCTCGACCCGAGCCTCGGGTATCCCGGCCAGGAGCCCGCCGGCGGTCTGCGGGTCGAACAGCAGGGGGTAGCGAGGATCGGCGCCGGCCGTCTCGACGTTGGCGACGGCCCGCCGCAGGCGGACGTTCTGCGGCTGCAGCGAGCT
The window above is part of the Acidobacteriota bacterium genome. Proteins encoded here:
- a CDS encoding M23 family metallopeptidase, with product MFVRSPFLAVFCLSVIAAAGCNVESAPAAEAQTRVTASVPDGGEDILLPPLTRNVDGRVPNGATLATLFDRHDLGDRAHPLVEAIREVFDPRRLRVDNAYRLVLGIDDGDFRRFLYHIDDDHFLRADATGDGFEAALVPYRQVRVEQVVEAGIDAENNSLVAALGAQDQGVLLAVALAEVLGGEIDFNNDLRRGDEFAMLYEEVHREELFGGDGEPSFSRYGDVLAAEFTNDGRRLQAFRFHVPGEPEAQYFDADGRSMKRLFLRSPFRFEPRITSRFSYRRVHPILGGVRPHLGVDYGAPTGTPVIAVATGTVVSAGRSGGSGNMVRLRHTNGYETYYLHLSAFGSGIRRGRRVFQGQEIGKVGSTGLSTGPHLDYRMRKNGVFVNPLLEHRNLPPGDPVPDAHREAFEAVRDEALARLGSAPTIAPLASVAAN
- a CDS encoding peroxiredoxin: MIEVGQPAPAFTLQNQDGEEVSLAGLRGRWVVLYFYPKDDTPGCTKEACEFTAGIADFEKLEAVILGCSPDDAASHRKFIAKYDLQVQLLSDPAHAAMEAYGAWGEKVLYGRKSVGVIRSTTLIDPAGNVAHHWKKVRAAGHAGHVAARLAALRG